A stretch of the Lytechinus variegatus isolate NC3 chromosome 5, Lvar_3.0, whole genome shotgun sequence genome encodes the following:
- the LOC121414796 gene encoding 5-hydroxytryptamine receptor 1D-like, with protein MTSISYTMETFTIWTDYETYSVNNSVTEGASVEIGGEAGSRPISISSLVCSGVFTALIIITNTISLLAFVVEKRLRTYNNYFIINLSILDLLVGVSLSARVAHAYYNRYPFPQDVCKILTGITGGIVNGSNISVVVICADRHRAVYDPINHFISRTKRKAILINCLPWVIGLSFWLCYTTVWEFVVDHDNGTQCAPLFSESPIMYMIQNVCKFHLPFVIIAVLYARIILQIRKTAGGRSVNKKFESEASSSSLEKTKSSIVKEVPSSKIDQHDGGVDEPETEVKNDVTVSHPDNRITSSNQKSSAQRMESPSESRKATRTLSLIIVAFVLTWIPFSLISLLKTIDARLISPGMPIQLYVFFAFLTYGNNLLNPISYVRNKGSNSHQKNTLEYADQIYLDSEVPNGWHIYFSDLAHDPSTLQANAAEGYTDTIDTPAQHVTEETTAPSTHSVWQLSSLDLKDAITRLKSGKALAAQTTSVLSI; from the exons ATGACCAGTATTTCTTATACGATGGAGACATTCACAATTTGGACCGATTATGAAACTTATAGCGTCAACAACTCCGTGACCGAAGGAGCATCAGTAGAAATCGGTGGCGAAGCGGGGTCTCGACCCATTAGCATTTCCAGTCTTGTCTGTAGTGGTGTCTTTACTGctctgatcatcatcaccaataccATCAGCCTTCTGGCCTTTGTTGTCGAAAAGCGACTCCGCACCTATAACAACTACTTCATCATCAACCTCAGCATACTTGATCTTCTTGTCGGAGTGTCCTTGTCCGCACGGGTAGCGCATGCTTATTACAATCGTTACCCATTTCCCCAAGACGTCTGTAAGATCTTAACCGGCATCACGGGAGGGATTGTCAACGGATCCAACATCAGCGTGGTCGTCATCTGCGCTGACCGACATCGAGCCGTCTACGACCCCATCAACCATTTCATATCTCGAACCAAACGTAAGGCCATTCTTATCAACTGCCTACCTTGGGTTATAGGACTCTCATTCTGGTTGTGTTACACCACCGTCTGGGAGTTCGTGGTCGACCACGACAACGGTACGCAATGTGCGCCGCTCTTCTCCGAGAGTCCGATCATGTACATGATCCAGAACGTCTGCAAGTTTCATCTGCCCTTCGTCATCATCGCCGTTCTCTACGCCCGCATCATTCTTCAGATACGAAAGACGGCCGGTGGAAGGAGCGTGAATAAGAAGTTCGAATCGGAGGCATCGTCGTCGTCGTTAGAGAAGACGAAATCAAGCATTGTCAAAGAAGTGCCGTCATCAAAAATTGATCAGCATGATGGGGGCGTGGATGAACCCGAGACTGAAGTGAAGAATGATGTCACCGTTTCTCATCCAGACAACAGaatcacttcatctaatcag AAATCCAGCGCACAGCGGATGGAATCGCCCTCCGAGTCGCGCAAAGCAACACGGACCCTCTCCCTCATCATCGTCGCTTTCGTATTGACCTGGATCCCTTTCAGCTTGATCAGTTTACTCAAGACCATCGATGCTCGTCTCATCAGTCCTGGTATGCCCATACAACTCTACGTCTTCTTTGCGTTTTTGACGTATGGAAACAACCTCTTGAATCCCATATCATACGTG AGGAATAAAGGCAGCAATTCTCATCAAAAGAACACCCTAGAATATGCTGACCAGATCTACCTTGATTCAGAGGTTCCCAATGGATGGCACATCTACTTCTCTGATCTTGCACACGACCCGTCCACTCTTCAAGCCAATGCAGCCGAAGGGTATACTGACACGATTGACACTCCTGCTCAGCATgtaactgaagaaactacagcCCCTTCTACACACTCAGTCTGGCAACTCAGCTCATTGGACCTCAAAGATGCCATCACTAGGCTGAAATCTGGAAAAGCGCTAGCGGCCCAGACAACATCAGTTCTGAGCATCTGA